The following proteins are encoded in a genomic region of [Eubacterium] hominis:
- a CDS encoding accessory gene regulator B family protein, protein MILRIADKLTESMFRNDIISDDKEIYKFGIALCLSTGISFATVLLISLLTNHLFYAMIYLFIFTRLRTIMGGYHCKTYFTCNVAYISIYLIFEFLIGLEWEFQNIFLMELFSSVLIWCYAPSEHKNKPLSNDEYRQFRLKSRIMVIMMVIGSFLISKINLLICFEFVYILSVNAILVLIGERRRSI, encoded by the coding sequence GTGATATTGAGGATAGCTGATAAACTTACAGAAAGTATGTTCAGAAATGATATTATATCTGACGATAAAGAAATTTATAAATTTGGAATAGCATTATGTCTGTCGACAGGAATAAGTTTTGCAACAGTGTTGTTAATATCTTTACTGACAAACCATCTATTCTACGCTATGATATATTTATTCATTTTCACTAGATTAAGAACAATTATGGGTGGGTATCATTGTAAAACATATTTCACCTGTAATGTTGCTTATATTTCAATATATTTGATATTTGAGTTCCTTATAGGTTTAGAATGGGAATTTCAAAATATTTTCCTAATGGAATTGTTTTCAAGCGTACTTATTTGGTGTTATGCACCTAGTGAGCATAAAAATAAACCTTTATCAAATGATGAATATAGGCAATTCAGATTAAAGTCAAGGATTATGGTTATTATGATGGTGATAGGAAGTTTTCTTATCTCTAAAATAAACCTGTTAATATGTTTTGAATTTGTTTATATTTTGTCTGTAAACGCAATTTTAGTTTTAATAGGAGAAAGGAGGCGAAGTATATGA